A genomic window from Klebsiella quasipneumoniae subsp. quasipneumoniae includes:
- a CDS encoding YfgG family protein has translation MRKRHRFNRRMTRIVLLISFLFFFGRFVYSSIGAWYHHQDKKASQESTLTVEPSARE, from the coding sequence ATGCGTAAACGACATCGATTTAACCGTCGCATGACCCGTATCGTACTGCTTATCAGCTTTCTCTTCTTCTTTGGACGCTTTGTCTACTCCTCCATTGGCGCCTGGTACCATCACCAGGATAAAAAAGCGTCGCAGGAGTCAACGCTCACCGTCGAGCCTTCCGCCCGCGAGTAA